In the genome of Dermacentor silvarum isolate Dsil-2018 chromosome 1, BIME_Dsil_1.4, whole genome shotgun sequence, one region contains:
- the LOC119452319 gene encoding SUMO-conjugating enzyme UBC9-B: MSGIAVRRLSAERKAWRKDHPFGFVARPSKNADGTLNLFEWDCAIPGKQGTPWEGGLYKLRMIFKDDYPSTPPICKFEPPVFHPNVFSSGQVCLSLLDEDKGWRAATTMKDILLGIQALLDEPNVDDPAQLEASEVYKRDAQEYRRRVIQQAKNMPPPE, translated from the coding sequence ATGTCTGGAATAGCAGTACGTCGTCTTTCGGCAGAGCGCAAAGCCTGGAGGAAAGATCATCCGTTTGGATTTGTTGCTCGACCATCTAAGAACGCGGACGGCACATTGAACCTGTTTGAGTGGGACTGTGCCATCCCTGGGAAACAAGGTACACCCTGGGAAGGAGGCCTGTACAAGTTACGGATGATATTCAAGGATGACTACCCCTCCACGCCACCAATCTGCAAATTTGAGCCCCCCGTGTTCCACCCCAACGTCTTTTCTTCGGGCCAAGTGTGTTTGTCTTTGTTGGACGAGGATAAGGGATGGCGAGCGGCGACCACGATGAAAGACATTTTGCTTGGGATACAGGCTTTACTCGACGAGCCGAATGTCGACGACCCGGCGCAGCTCGAGGCATCGGAGGTATACAAGCGAGATGCCCAAGAGTATAGGCGACGTGTAATTCAACAGGCGAAAAATATGCCACCGCCTGAATAG